One window of the Nocardia huaxiensis genome contains the following:
- a CDS encoding family 1 encapsulin nanocompartment shell protein: MNNLHRELAPITSEAWAAIEEEATRTFKRHIAGRRVVDLSGPHGADYNAVGTGRSATIDSPGEGVQARQRVVVPLVELRVPFRLSREELDNVERGARDTDLDAVKEAAKKVAFAEDRAIFEGYPAAGITGIRSGSSCEPVKLPGDPRLAPEAIAQALSKLRLAGVDGPYSVLLSADLYTAVSETSDHGHPIRTHIERLIDGEIIWAPAIDGAFALSTRGGDFDLQIGQDLSIGYLSHDAESVQLYFQESLTFLVYTAEAAVALEA, encoded by the coding sequence ATGAACAACCTCCACCGCGAACTCGCGCCGATCACCTCCGAGGCCTGGGCGGCCATCGAGGAGGAGGCGACCCGAACCTTCAAGCGGCACATCGCCGGTCGGCGCGTGGTCGATCTGTCGGGTCCGCACGGCGCGGATTACAACGCGGTCGGCACCGGCCGCTCCGCCACCATCGATTCCCCCGGCGAGGGGGTGCAGGCCCGGCAGCGTGTCGTGGTCCCGCTGGTGGAACTGCGGGTGCCGTTCCGGCTTTCGCGCGAGGAGCTCGACAATGTGGAACGCGGCGCGCGCGACACCGATCTGGACGCGGTCAAGGAGGCCGCCAAGAAGGTCGCCTTCGCCGAGGACCGCGCCATTTTCGAGGGCTATCCGGCGGCCGGTATCACCGGTATCCGGTCGGGTTCCTCGTGCGAGCCGGTGAAGCTGCCCGGTGACCCGCGCCTGGCCCCGGAGGCCATCGCGCAGGCGCTGAGCAAGCTGCGCCTGGCCGGTGTGGACGGCCCGTACTCGGTGCTGCTGTCCGCGGACCTCTACACCGCGGTGAGCGAGACCTCCGATCACGGCCACCCGATCCGCACCCATATCGAGCGGCTCATCGACGGCGAGATCATCTGGGCCCCGGCCATCGACGGCGCGTTCGCACTGTCCACGCGCGGCGGCGATTTCGATCTGCAGATCGGCCAGGACCTGTCCATCGGCTATCTCTCACACGATGCCGAATCGGTGCAGCTGTACTTCCAGGAATCGCTGACCTTCCTGGTGTACACGGCGGAAGCGGCCGTCGCGCTGGAGGCCTGA